The following is a genomic window from Geobacillus subterraneus.
CCGTCGGCAAGGCGCGCCTCATCGGTCCGGAGCACGTCAAGCCGGGAGCGGCCGTCATTGATGTCGGCGTCAACCGGCTTGAGAGCGGCAAATTGTGCGGCGATGTCGATTTTGAGGCCGTAAAAGAAGCGGTCGGCTACATCACGCCGGTGCCGGGAGGGGTCGGGCCGATGACGATTACGATGCTGCTGCACAATACGATGGAAGCGGCTCGGCAGCTCGTCGCGAAGTGAGGGAGGTTTTCGTGGAAGTAAAATATGTGACCGTCGGGGCGCTGACCAAATACATTAAGCGCAAATTTGACGTCGACCCACATTTGCGCGATTTATGGATAAAGGGCGAGATTTCAAACTTCAAGCAGCATTCGCGCGGCCATATGTATTTTACGTTAAAAGACAGCCAGGCGCGCATTCAAGCTGTCATGTTCGCCGGCTACAACCAGCATTTGCCGTTCCGCCCCGAAGACGGGATGAATGTGCTCGTACGCGGGGAAATTTCCGTCTATGAACCGAACGGCAACTATCAACTGTATGTGAAAGAAATGCAGCCGGAAGGCGTCGGCCGCCTATATTTGGCGTACGAACAGCTGAAGCAGCGGCTTGAAGCGGAAGGGCTGTTTTCGCCGGCTTACAAAAAGCCGCTGCCGGCGTTTCCGCGCTGCGTCGGCGTCGTCACGTCGCCGACCGGGGCGGCGGTGCGCGATATTATGACGACGATTCGCCGCCGCTACCCGCTCGCCAAAGTCATTTTATTCCCGGCGCTCGTGCAAGGGGAAGGGGCAGCGCCGTCGATCGTGCGCGCCATTGAGCGGGCGAACGCTTTTACGGAAGTTGATGTGCTCATTGTCGGCCGCGGCGGCGGTTCGATTGAAGAATTGTGGGCGTTTAACGAGGAAATTGTTGCCCGTGCGATTTTTGCCTCCCGCGTGCCGGTCATTTCCGCCGTCGGCCATGAGACCGATTTTACGATCGCCGATTTTGTCGCGGATTTGCGGGCGCCGACGCCGACCGCGGCGGCCGAGCTGGCGGTGCCCCACATCGGGGAGCTGGCTGAGCGGCTTGCCGAGCGGAAATGGCGGCTCATCCGCGCCATGAAGGAGCGGCTTGCCGCCAGCCAAGAGCGGCTCGCCCGGCTGCAGGCGTCGTACGCATTCCGCTATCCGAAGCGGCTGTATGAACAAAAAGAACAGCAGCTCGACGCGCTGCTTGAGCGGCTCGCCCGCCAGCGCGAACGGCTGGTGGATCAAAAGCGCCAGCGGCTGCGCGAGCTGCATCTGAGACTATGGCGCCATCACCCGGAGACGAAGCTCGAGCGGATGAAAGAGCGGCAAAAAGCGGCTGCCGGCGCGCTTGAAAAAGCGATGCGCACCGCCTTAGAGCGCCATGCGTTCCGCTTTCGTTCCCATATCGCGCGGCTTGAGGCGCTCAGTCCGCTCCGTATCATGGAGCGCGGCTACAGCTTGGTGTACAATGAGCGGCAAGAGCTTGTGAAACAAGTCGGCCAGCTCCAGGTTGGCGAGCGCCTGTCCATCCGGGTTCAAGACGGACAAGTCGATTGTCAAGTGACGGGAGTGGAGGAAAAACCGACATGAGTGAAGAAAAAGAAATGACGTTTGAAGAGGCAATGAAACAGTTGGAAGCGATCGTTGAAAAGCTGGAAGAAGGAAACGTACCGCTTGAAGAGGCAATCGCCTTTTTCCAAGAAGGGATGAAACTGTCGAAGCTTTGCCATGATAAACTGCAGCATGTGGAAAAACAGCTCGAGTATATGTTGCGCGAAGACGGCGAACTTGTCCCTTTTTCGCCAGAGGAGGCATGACAGGTGGAGCAGCTTGAGATGGAACGGTTTTTAAACGAGCAAAAACGGGCTGTCGAGGCGGCGTTGTCCCACTACGTGGCGCAGCTTGACGGCCCGGAGACGCTGAAAAAAGCGATGGCCTATTCGCTTGAAGCCGGCGGCAAGCGCATCCGCCCGCTGCTGTTGCTGGCAACGATTCAGTCGCTCGGCCAACCTCCGGCGCTTGGCCTGCCGGTGGCTTGCGCTATTGAAATGATCCATACGTATTCGCTTATCCATGATGATTTGCCGAGCATGGACAATGATGATTTACGGCGCGGCAAGCCGACAAACCATAAAGTGTTCGGCGAGGCGATCGCCATTTTAGCCGGGGATGGGCTGTTGACGTACGCGTTTCAATTGATCGCCGAGATCGATGATGAACGCGTGCCCCTTGTCGTTCGGCTGCAGTTGATTGCAGAGCTGGCGAAAGCGGCCGGCCCAGAAGGCATGGTAGCCGGACAAGTGGCCGATATGGAAGGGGAAGGAAAACCATTGGCGCTCCCCGAACTGGAATACATCCACCGTCACAAAACCGGGAAAATGCTGCAATATAGCGTGCGTGCCGGCGCGCTGCTTGGCGGCGCCGACGCCCGGCAAAGGCGCGAGCTCGACGAATTTGCCGCCCATTTAGGACTCGCCTTTCAAATTCGTGATGATATTCTCGATGTGGAAGGGACGGAAGAAAAAATCGGCAAGCGGGTCGGCAGCGACCGCGAACATCACAAGGCTACTTACCCGGCGCTGTTGTCGCTTGCCGGCGCAAAAGAAAAACTGTCGTTCCATATCGATGCGGCGAAGCGCCATTTGCAGCAAGCCGGCGTTGACGACGCTGTGCTCGCCTATATTTGCGAACTTGTCGCTGCCCGCGACCATTAACCGGAAGGCGGCCGCCTTCGTTCCGTAGTTGTTTCGATTCGGAACTGGGGCGGTTTTTTTGTTTTCCGTTCAACGAGCAAAGACCATCGTCCTTTTCTCGTGTACTTGCCTTTCCTCTTATCTTTGTGATCCTCAACAAAACGGGCGCACACGCTCTCCTTTGCGGGAAAAGTCGATTTTTCGCGATGAATCATGTATAATAATACTTACCTGTACGATAGGAGAACCGGCTCGGAGAACGACCAAATGAAAGCGAGTGATCTTCGTTGGACTTAACGAAAATTGAACATCCGCGCGTGGTAAAAACGATGTCGATTCCCCAGTTGAAACAGTTAAGCGCCGACATTCGGCGATTTTTAATTGAGAAGCTGTCGAAAACGGGCGGACATATCGGCCCGAATTTAGGGGTCGTCGAACTGACGATCGCCCTCCATCGGGAGTTTGATAGCCCGAAAGACAAGCTCATTTGGGACGTCGGACATCAGTCGTACGTGCATAAAATTTTGACCGGGCGCGCCGCCGAGTTTGATACGCTTCGCCAATATAAAGGGCTGTCCGGGTTTCCGAAGCGGAGCGAAAGCGAGCATGACGTCTGGGAAACGGGCCATAGCTCGACATCGCTGTCGGCAGCGATGGGGATGGCGATCGCCCGCGATTTGAAAGGGACGGACGAGTACATTGTGCCGATCATCGGCGATGGGGCGTTAACTGGCGGGATGGCGCTTGAGGCGCTCAACCATATCGGCCATGAAAAAACGGATATGATCGTGATCTTAAACGATAATGAAATGTCGATCGCTCCGAACGTGGGGGCGTTGCACAACATTCTCGGCCGTCTGCGCACCGCCGGCAAATACCAATGGGTGAAAGACGAGCTCGAGCTGCTGCTCAAACGCATTCCGGCGGTCGGCGGCAAGCTGGCGGCAACGGCTGAGCGGCTGAAGGACAGCTTAAAGTATTTGCTCGTTTCCGGGGTGTTTTTTGAAGAGCTCGGGTTTACGTATTTAGGCCCGGTTGACGGCCATGATTTTGATGATTTATTCGAAAACTTGCGCTACGCGAAGAAGATGAAAGGCCCGGTTCTTGTGCACGTGATTACGAAAAAAGGAAAAGGCTACAGCCCGGCGGAGAACGACAAAGTCGGCACGTGGCACGGCACAGGGCCATACAAAATCGAAACCGGAACCTTTGTCAAAACGAAAGAAGCAGGACCGTCATGGAGCGCGTTAGTCAGTGAAACCGTTCGCCGGCTCGCCCGCACCGACCCGCGCATTGTCGCCATTACACCGGCGATGCCCGTCGGCTCGAAGCTGGAAGGGTTTGCAAGCGAATTTCCGGATCGGATGTTTGATGTCGGCATCGCCGAACAGCATGCGACGACGCTCGCGGCCGGGCTGGCAACGCAAGGAATGAAACCGTTTTTGGCCATTTACTCGACGTTTTTGCAGCGCGCCTATGACCAAGTCGTCCATGACGTATGCCGGCAAAACTTAAACGTCTTTTTCGCCATCGACCGCGCCGGACTTGTCGGTGCTGACGGCGAAACGCATCAAGGGGTGTTTGACATCGCCTTTTTGCGTCATGTGCCGAACCTTGTTTTGATGATGCCGAAGGACGAAAACGAAGGCCAGCATATGGTATACACGGCCATCCGCTATGACGGCGGGCCGATCGCCATGCGTTTCCCGCGCGGCAACGGGCTTGGCGTTCCGCTTGACGAGGAGCTAAAAGAAATTTCGATCGGCACATGGGAAGTGCTGCGCGACGGCAGCGATGCAGTGATTTTGACGTTTGGGACGACGATTTCGATGGCGCTTGAGGCGGCTGAACAGCTGGCGAGAGACGGCGTGTCGGTGAAAGTCGTCAACGCCCGTTTTCTGAAGCCGATGGATGAAGCGATGCTTCACGAACTGCTCGCGAGCCGTCTTCCGATCTTAACAATCGAAGAGGCGGTATTGCAAGGCGGTTTCGGCAGCGCCGTGCTTGAATTTGCCCATGACCATGGCTACCACCAGGCGGTCATTGAACGGATGGGCATTCCGGACCGCTTTATCGAGCACGGAAGCGTCAGCGAGCTGCTGCGCGAAATCGGGCTGACGGCCGCCCATGTCGCTGACCGCATTAAAACGATCATGCCAAGAAAACAGAAAAGGGCTTGAGACAGATGAAAGGAAAGAAAGAACGGCTCGATGTGCTGCTTGTCGAACGCGGGTTGGCGGAAACGCGGGAGAAGGCGAAGCGGGCAATCATGGCCGGACTCGTCTATTCCAACGATGTCCGGCTCGAGAAGCCCGGGGAAAAAGTGCCGGCTGATATCCCGCTTCAAGTGAAAGGCAACCCGCTTCCATATGTCAGCCGCGGCGGTTTGAAACTGGAAAAAGCGCTGCGCGAGTTTCACATTAGCGTCAAAGATAAAATTGTGCTTGATATCGGCGCGTCGACTGGCGGATTTACGGACTGCGCGCTGCAGCACGGGGCGAGGCTGTCGTACGCCGTTGACGTCGGCTACAACCAGCTCGCTTGGAAGCTGCGCCAAGACGAGCGTGTTGTGGTGATGGAGCGGACAAACTTCCGTTACGTGACGCCGGATTTGTTCGCGAAGGGGCTGCCGGAAGTGGCGGTCATTGACGTGTCGTTCATTTCGCTTCGGCTCATTTTGCCTGTCGTCAAGACGGTGATCGTGCCGGGCGGCGATGTGATTGCCCTTGTCAAGCCACAGTTTGAAGCCGGCAAGGAAAACGTCGGCAAAAAAGGGATCGTCCGCGATCCGGACGTCCACCGGGAAGTGCTTGAGTCGATCATTCAATTCGCCTGCGCCGAAGGGTTCGATGTCCTCCATTTATCTTATTCGCCGATCACCGGCGGCGACGGCAACATTGAGTTTTTGCTTCATGCCGTCTATCCCGGGGGAGATCGGGAAGGCGAAAACCGTCTTTCAGCGCCGATCGCGCGCATCGTGAACGAGGCGCACGATCGCTTGCGGAATGGGGAACGGGAACCAGATGCTGAATAATATCTTCCGCGGAAACGGACGGAACCCCACAGGCCGGAACGGCCAGAAAACCGGCATCTTTGAAAGCGAGGAGGTGGCCCGATTTGAACAAAGGACAAAGGCATATTAAAATTCGCGAAATCATTATGAACAACGACATCGAAACGCAAGACGAGCTCGTCGACCGGCTGAAAGAAGCCGGCTTTAACGTTACCCAAGCGACCGTCTCACGCGACATTAAAGAGATGCAGCTCGTCAAAGTGCCGATGGCCAACGGCCGCTACAAATACAGCCTTCCGTCCGACCAGCGCTTCAATCCGCTGCAGAAGCTGAAGCGGGCGCTTGTCGACGTGTTCATTAAGTTGGACGGAACCGGCAACTTGCTCGTGCTGCGGACGTTGCCGGGCAACGCCCACGCCATCGGTGTTTTGCTCGACAATTTGGATTGGAACGAAATCGTCGGCACGATTTGCGGCGATGATACGTGCCTGATTATTTGCCGAACGCCGAAAGACGCAAAAAAAGTGTCCAACCAGCTGCTGTCCATGCTCTAACCGAGGACCGGCCCGACGTTCCGCCCGTGCTAGGGAGAGGGAAAACGGGAACGGTCCTTAGTTGTCAATTCGAACGTATGTGCTATAATAAAGATTGCGATGGACAAGGCATGCGCCATTCGAACGTTCAAGGGGTGATGGAATGCTCGCCGAGCTGTCGATTAAAAATTTCGCGATTATTGAATCGTTATCGTTGTCCTTTGACAAAGGGCTGACAGTGTTAACCGGCGAAACAGGGGCGGGCAAATCGATCATCATCGACGCGATTCATCTGTTGATCGGCGGGCGCGGTTCCGCCGAATTTGTCCGTTTCGGCGCGGAAAAGGCGGAAATCGAAGGGCTGTTTTTGCTTGACGATGAGCGTCATCCATGTTGCCAAAAATGCGCCGAGGTCGGCATCGATGCGAGCGAAGGGATGGTCGTTTTGCGCCGCGACATTTTGGCTAACGGCAAAAGCGTCTGCCGCATTAACGGCAAGCTGGTGACGACCGCCGTACTGCGCGAAATTGGAGCGACGCTTGTCGATATTCACGGCCAGCATGAACATCAAGAGCTGATGGATCCGTCCCGCCACTTGCCGCTTCTTGATGAATTCGGCGGCGCGGAGGCGGCTGAAGCGCTCGCACGCTACCGCGCTGTGTATGAACAGCATGAAGCGCTGGCGAAAAAGTTGAAAAAGCTGAGTGAAAATGAGCAGCAAATGGCGCATCGGCTCGATCTATTGACATTTCAGTTGCGCGAAATCGAACAGGCGGCACTCGAGCCGGGAGAAGACGAGCGGCTGATGGAAGAAAAAGTACGCATTGTCAATTTTCAAAAGATATATGAAGCCATCCAGAAAAGCTATGGGGCGCTTGCCGGCGAAGGGCGCGGCCTTGACTCGATTCGAGAGGCGATGAGCCACCTCGATGATGTCGCTGCGATGGATGCTGCGCTGAAGGAAGCGCACGAAACAGTCGCCAACAGCTACTACTTGCTTGAAGAAGTGATGTACAAGCTGCGCGACCAGCTCGAGGAACTTGAATACGACCCGGCGCGGCTTGACGCCATCGAAAGCCGCCTCGCCGAAATTCAGCAGTTAAAACGGAAATACGGTGCAACGATCGCTGATATTTTGCAATATGCTGAGGCGATTGCTGAGGAAATCGAGACGATTGAAAACCGCGAGACGCATGTGCATGAACTTGAGCGGCAGCTTGCGGCGGTGACGGGCGATTTGCTGATTGAGGCGAAACGCGTAACCAACGTCCGGCAGACGTACGCTCGGGAGCTGATCGAGCGCATTCACCAAGAGTTGAAAGATTTGTACATGGAGAAAACGCAGTTCGACATCATTTTTGCGAAGCGTGAAGGACCGCTCGATGCCCCGTTAGTCGACGGCGTGCCAGTCAAGTTTCACGAAGATGGCATCGACGTCGTCGAGTTTTACATTTCGACGAACGTCGGTGAGCCGTTGAAGCCGCTCGCGAAAGTGGCTTCGGGCGGTGAATTGTCACGGATCATGCTGGCGTTGAAAACGATTTTTTCCAAACACCAAGGGGTGACGTCGATTATTTTCGACGAGGTGGATACGGGCGTCAGCGGCCGCGTCGCCCAAGCGATCGCCGAAAAAATTTACCGCATTGCCAGCGGTTCACAAGTGCTTTGCATTTCTCATCTGCCGCAAGTGGCCGCTATGGCGGACACCCATTTATTGATCGCCAAAGAAACGGACGGAACGCGGACGAAGACAGTGGTGAAAAAGTTGGATGAGGAAGAGAAGGTGAAAGAAATCGGACGGATGATTTCCGGCGTCGAAATGACGGAGCTGACAAAACAGCACGCC
Proteins encoded in this region:
- a CDS encoding exodeoxyribonuclease VII small subunit, translated to MSEEKEMTFEEAMKQLEAIVEKLEEGNVPLEEAIAFFQEGMKLSKLCHDKLQHVEKQLEYMLREDGELVPFSPEEA
- a CDS encoding polyprenyl synthetase family protein → MEQLEMERFLNEQKRAVEAALSHYVAQLDGPETLKKAMAYSLEAGGKRIRPLLLLATIQSLGQPPALGLPVACAIEMIHTYSLIHDDLPSMDNDDLRRGKPTNHKVFGEAIAILAGDGLLTYAFQLIAEIDDERVPLVVRLQLIAELAKAAGPEGMVAGQVADMEGEGKPLALPELEYIHRHKTGKMLQYSVRAGALLGGADARQRRELDEFAAHLGLAFQIRDDILDVEGTEEKIGKRVGSDREHHKATYPALLSLAGAKEKLSFHIDAAKRHLQQAGVDDAVLAYICELVAARDH
- the ahrC gene encoding transcriptional regulator AhrC/ArgR is translated as MNKGQRHIKIREIIMNNDIETQDELVDRLKEAGFNVTQATVSRDIKEMQLVKVPMANGRYKYSLPSDQRFNPLQKLKRALVDVFIKLDGTGNLLVLRTLPGNAHAIGVLLDNLDWNEIVGTICGDDTCLIICRTPKDAKKVSNQLLSML
- the recN gene encoding DNA repair protein RecN — protein: MLAELSIKNFAIIESLSLSFDKGLTVLTGETGAGKSIIIDAIHLLIGGRGSAEFVRFGAEKAEIEGLFLLDDERHPCCQKCAEVGIDASEGMVVLRRDILANGKSVCRINGKLVTTAVLREIGATLVDIHGQHEHQELMDPSRHLPLLDEFGGAEAAEALARYRAVYEQHEALAKKLKKLSENEQQMAHRLDLLTFQLREIEQAALEPGEDERLMEEKVRIVNFQKIYEAIQKSYGALAGEGRGLDSIREAMSHLDDVAAMDAALKEAHETVANSYYLLEEVMYKLRDQLEELEYDPARLDAIESRLAEIQQLKRKYGATIADILQYAEAIAEEIETIENRETHVHELERQLAAVTGDLLIEAKRVTNVRQTYARELIERIHQELKDLYMEKTQFDIIFAKREGPLDAPLVDGVPVKFHEDGIDVVEFYISTNVGEPLKPLAKVASGGELSRIMLALKTIFSKHQGVTSIIFDEVDTGVSGRVAQAIAEKIYRIASGSQVLCISHLPQVAAMADTHLLIAKETDGTRTKTVVKKLDEEEKVKEIGRMISGVEMTELTKQHAKELLELAAKMKQ
- the xseA gene encoding exodeoxyribonuclease VII large subunit is translated as MEVKYVTVGALTKYIKRKFDVDPHLRDLWIKGEISNFKQHSRGHMYFTLKDSQARIQAVMFAGYNQHLPFRPEDGMNVLVRGEISVYEPNGNYQLYVKEMQPEGVGRLYLAYEQLKQRLEAEGLFSPAYKKPLPAFPRCVGVVTSPTGAAVRDIMTTIRRRYPLAKVILFPALVQGEGAAPSIVRAIERANAFTEVDVLIVGRGGGSIEELWAFNEEIVARAIFASRVPVISAVGHETDFTIADFVADLRAPTPTAAAELAVPHIGELAERLAERKWRLIRAMKERLAASQERLARLQASYAFRYPKRLYEQKEQQLDALLERLARQRERLVDQKRQRLRELHLRLWRHHPETKLERMKERQKAAAGALEKAMRTALERHAFRFRSHIARLEALSPLRIMERGYSLVYNERQELVKQVGQLQVGERLSIRVQDGQVDCQVTGVEEKPT
- a CDS encoding TlyA family RNA methyltransferase; protein product: MKGKKERLDVLLVERGLAETREKAKRAIMAGLVYSNDVRLEKPGEKVPADIPLQVKGNPLPYVSRGGLKLEKALREFHISVKDKIVLDIGASTGGFTDCALQHGARLSYAVDVGYNQLAWKLRQDERVVVMERTNFRYVTPDLFAKGLPEVAVIDVSFISLRLILPVVKTVIVPGGDVIALVKPQFEAGKENVGKKGIVRDPDVHREVLESIIQFACAEGFDVLHLSYSPITGGDGNIEFLLHAVYPGGDREGENRLSAPIARIVNEAHDRLRNGEREPDAE
- the dxs gene encoding 1-deoxy-D-xylulose-5-phosphate synthase, with protein sequence MDLTKIEHPRVVKTMSIPQLKQLSADIRRFLIEKLSKTGGHIGPNLGVVELTIALHREFDSPKDKLIWDVGHQSYVHKILTGRAAEFDTLRQYKGLSGFPKRSESEHDVWETGHSSTSLSAAMGMAIARDLKGTDEYIVPIIGDGALTGGMALEALNHIGHEKTDMIVILNDNEMSIAPNVGALHNILGRLRTAGKYQWVKDELELLLKRIPAVGGKLAATAERLKDSLKYLLVSGVFFEELGFTYLGPVDGHDFDDLFENLRYAKKMKGPVLVHVITKKGKGYSPAENDKVGTWHGTGPYKIETGTFVKTKEAGPSWSALVSETVRRLARTDPRIVAITPAMPVGSKLEGFASEFPDRMFDVGIAEQHATTLAAGLATQGMKPFLAIYSTFLQRAYDQVVHDVCRQNLNVFFAIDRAGLVGADGETHQGVFDIAFLRHVPNLVLMMPKDENEGQHMVYTAIRYDGGPIAMRFPRGNGLGVPLDEELKEISIGTWEVLRDGSDAVILTFGTTISMALEAAEQLARDGVSVKVVNARFLKPMDEAMLHELLASRLPILTIEEAVLQGGFGSAVLEFAHDHGYHQAVIERMGIPDRFIEHGSVSELLREIGLTAAHVADRIKTIMPRKQKRA